GTCTTCGGCGGCGTGGTGACCGTGGACACAGCCGCCGGGCCCAAGCGGGTGCTCAAGTTCTCCACGGCGGCCGTCACGATCCGGGACCTGAAGATGGCCGTACCCGTCGGCCCGCAGATCCAGCACATCGACGGAGCACCCGGCTCGACGTCCGCGCTGCGTGGCGACCGCATCACCATGTACGTCGAGAGCCTGACGGGCACCCTCTCCGGGGTCGAAGGCGTCCCGCTGCCCCCAGTCCTCCGCCTCCACCTCACACCCGAAACCGTCCCGGAGTGGCTCTACGACACGCTCGGGAAGCTCGACCTCAAGCTCCAACTCGGCTTGGACGACGCCGACATCGACCAGGCCGGACAGACAGGCGGAAAGCTCGTCATCCCAGGGATCCACGGGTACGGAACGCCCCGCTGAAGCCAGGGCCCTGACGGGCTTGCGCTTGAAAGCCGATCGGTCTCCCACGACGGAAACCGATCGGCTGCCTCGTGGCTCAGCGGAGCGTGCGCTCCAGCCGTTCCGCCACCAGCTTGACGAACCGGGCGGGCTCCTTGGGCTGTCCGCCTTCCGCGAGGACGGCGAGTCCGTGCAGCAGTTGGGCCGTCTCGACGAGCTCCGTCCGGTCCTCCTGCTCCGCGTAGGCCTGCCGCAAGCCACGGACGAGCGCGTGACCGGGGTTGAGTTCGAGAATCCGCTTGGTGACCGGCACCTCCTGCCCCATCGCCCGGTACATGTTCTCCAGCGCCGGGGTGAGGTCATGGGCGTCGGAGACGACACACGCCGGTGAGACGGTCAGGCGCGTCGACAATCGGACGTCCTTGACCTCCTCCCCGAGCTGCTCCTTCATCCACTCCAGCAGGCCGGCATAGCTCTCGTCCTGCTCCTCCCGTGCACTGTCCTCCTGTTCGTCGCCCTGGACGTCGAGGTCGATCTCGCCCTTGGCGACGGACCGCAGTCGCTTTCCCTCGAACTCGCCCACGGCGTCGACCCACACCTCGTCGACGGGGTCGGTCAGCAGCAGGACCTCGATGCCTCGGGCCTTGAACACCTCCATGTGCGGGGAGTTCTCGATGCTCTGTCGGGACTCTCCGGTCAGGTAGTAGATGTGCTCCTGACCGTCCTTCATCCGCTCCACATACTCCTGGAGCGTCGTCGGCTCGTCCCCGTCATGGGTGCTGACGAAGGACGCGACCGCGAGGATGGGGTCGCGGTCGTCCGGGTCACCGAGCAGTCCCTCCTTCAGCACGGCGCCGAACTCACGCCACAACGTGGCGTACTTCTCGGGGTCGTTGGCCTTCATCGCCTTGACCGACGACAGGACCTTCTTGGTCAGCCGTCGCTGGATCATCCTGATGTGGCGGTCCTGCTGGAGGATCTCCCGGGAGACGTTGAGCGACAGGTCCTGCGCATCGACGACGCCCTTGACGAAGCGGAGGAACGGCGGCAGCAGCGCCTCACAGTCGTCCATGATGAGCACGCGTCGGACATAGAGCTGGAGGCCGCGCCGGAAGTCCCGGGTGAACAGGTCGTGCGGAGCGTGCGCCGGGAGGAACAGCAGCGCCTGGTACTCGAAGGTGCCCTCGGCCTGGAACCGGATCGTCTCCAGAGGGTCGCGCCAGTCGTGGCTGACGTGCTTGTAGAGCTCGTGGTACTCGTCGGCCGAGACCTCCTCGCGCGAGCGTGCCCACAGGGCCTGGCGCGAGTTCAGCGTCTCCGGCTCGGCCGTCTCCTCGCCGTCGCCGGCCTCGGGGACGAGGCGGATCGGCCAGGTGATGAAGTCCGAGTACCGCTTGACGATCTCCCTGATCTTCCAGGTGGAGGTGTAGTCGTGCAGCTGGTTCTCGGGGTCGGCGGGCTTGAGGTGGAGCGTCACGGACGTGCCCTGGGGCGCCTCCTCGACCTTCTCCAGCGAGTAGGTGCCCTCACCACGGGAGGACCAGCGCGTGCCGCTGCTCTCGCCGAGGCGCCGGGTGACCAGGGTCATCTCGTCGGCCACCATGAATCCGGCGTAGAACCCGATGCCGAACCGGCCGATCAGCCCCTCCGCGCCGGCCTCGTCATGGCCCTCCTCCAGTTCCTTGAGGAGGGCGGCCGTGCCGGAGTTGGCGATGGTGCCGATCAACGTGCCGACCTCGTCGTACGACATCCCGATGCCGTTGTCCCGCACGGTGAGCGTACGGGCCTCCGGGTCCACGTCGATCTGGATGTGCAGGTCGGACAGGTCCACATCGAGACCGTCGTCGCGCAGGGCAGTCAAACGCAGCTTGTCGAGCGCGTCCGAGGCATTGGAGACGAGCTCGCGCAAGAAGACGTCCTTGTTCGAGTAGACCGAATGGATCATCAGCTGGAGCAGCTGACGGGCCTCTACCTGAAACTCAAACGTTTCGGTGGACATGGTTCGCGTGTCCCTCACAGGTCCCTGAGTCGCGGAATACGAGTGACAGTCACTCTAAAACACCACGTCAGGGTGTTTCACGTGAAACTGACAGCTCGTCACGCCTCAGTCCCGGCGGGCCGTGACGTCACCGTTGACCGTGGTCAGGGTCATCAGGCGGTTTCGGTCGGCGTCCTGGGCGTGGACATCGGTCATGGTGCGCCCGTTGTCGGTGCTCATGGTGACGCGGTAGGCCGGGGCATCACGGGCGACCGTGACGTCGACCGAGCCGTTGACGGTCCTCGCGGTCACGCCCGCGGGCGCGGCAGCGCACTGCATCTCCACATCGCCGTTGACGGTGCTCGCATACAGCCGGCCGACCTCGAGGGATGTCGCGCGCACCGATCCGTTGCGGGTGGTCAGCCGCAACGGGGCGTGCTCCTGACCGGAGTGGGTCACCGTCACATCGCCGTTGACGGTCGTGACGTCCAACGCGGCGGCGACGTCCACCACGTCGACGCCGGCGTTGCGGGCAGTGACGGTGACCTTCGCGCCGTCGGGGATCTTGACGTACGGCATCCGTGGGCAGCCGTGGTCGTCGGCGCAGTCCAGATCCAGGGTCCAGCGGTCGCCGTGGTGGGACCAGTGTCCGTCGATCCGGTCGTCCACGGTGATGTGGTCGCCGCCGGCCGGGCGCAGCCGTACTCCGTTGTCGGTGCTGATCACCACTTCGTCCCCGGACGCAGCCGCACGCAGTGCGTTGTCGGCTCGGGGGGCGTCGGTGCCACCGCTGTCGCAGGCGCCCGCGAACGACAGCGCCAGCAGCAGTACCAACGTCGGAGGCATTCGGTGCCGTGGGGCCATCACCTTCATCACCTTCATGCCCCTACGGTTGCCCCGCATCGACGAGGCCATGGCGGCGTGCGCGGTGTCGGCTGGACGGGCAGACAGGGGCAGGCCGAGGCCGGGCCCAACGCGTTGCGCGAACCGGCAGATTCCACACCCGGGGCAGCATGCCCGGCAGGTGGGCCCGCTGGCGCCGCCCCGGCGAAGCACCCCGGCCGGGTACGGCGGCCCGGATATTTATCGGCCTGGCAGCGTCAGGGGGTGGGGTTGAGGACGTTGCCGTTGACGCAGCGGTTGACCGTGTTGGCGTTCCAGGCGCCTCCGACGGGGACCACGGCGAGCTCCTGGAAGCAGACGGAGGCCGCGCTGAAGTTCCAGTTGTTGGCGGCGTTGACGCCGGGGCCGAGGTTGCTGTCGCCGTCATCGGCGTTGGCAGGGGCGGCAAGGGCGAGGCCGGCGACGGTGAGCACGACCAGCGAAATGATCTTCTTCATGCCCGGGCAACGACGACATCGGCGCCTGGGCGCGGCGTGCGCCCCAGCTGGCGCAGTGGGGGCGTGACCCACACACCAGTACATCCCCACCCGTCCCACAGATGGGGGGATCAACCGGTGCGAAGGGCAGGCGGCGTCGTGTCGGCGATTCGACCTCGGTGTGCCCGTCTTCACCGACGATGGACCAACCCCTCGACCGGATGAAGGACAACCACGCCACGAGGCTGATCACCCCGCATCACCGTGCCTCGGCCATCACGTGAGGGATGGCCATCGGTCGGCGGCCCACTCCAGCCATCCGGCCCACCCCGGAGGCGGACTTCCTACCTCATGCCCTTCGAGTTCCGTGGCATCGGGCTCCTCGAACAGCGTCCTCCAGTGCAGGAGGTCCGTCTCGCTCATCACGAACGTCTGATCAGGGGTGGTCGCCTGTCGATGGGCGATCCGAGCGCGTTGGGTCTCATGGTCCACCGGCACGTACACGAGTTGACAGGACGCGCCCACGGACATCGCCAACCAGCGGATCGCGGACCTCTCGTCGCGAGACCAGCATCCGAAATCCAGGACCACGTTCGTCCCCAGCTTCAGCCCCTCCAGACCCAGCCAGAGCAGCCGTCCTTCCAGCACATCGCGCTTCCCGGCCGGCTGCGGATCGCCGAACAGCGGGCGCATCCACTCATCCGGCGTCAGCCGCAGCGCGTGGTGCTCCTCGGCGAGCTGTCGCGCTCGCGTCGTCTTCCCGGCCCCGGGCAAGCCGACCGTCAGGAACAACATCGTCACGCCCAGATCTTGTCACGAAGGCCAAGTGATCACGGCTTCAGCCGAAGGCCGATCCAGGCCAGACGATCTGCCCCTGCACGTCCTCGCCGAGGACAACCTCGCCGCGGCGCCCGCGCGAGTGGGACACCAGGGCCGGCGCCGTCGAACTGGCCAGCCTCCAGCTCAGGAGCGGGAGTTACTTCCCGCACCGGCTTCTGGGAGCGACGTCGCCGGGCCGATCAGGCCCTCGGTGGTGGTCGCCGCCTTCCGCAACCGGCCGCACGAACCCACCTCACAGACGGACGCCCGCGGCGAGCATGGGCCGCCCTGCCGCAAGACCCGTACCGAGGTGACGATCACTCCGCCGATCTGGGGTTTTTGCGGTGGTTGGCATGGAAGCGCGCCTTCTTCTGACGATTCCCGCACGTGTTCATGTCGCACCATCTGCGAGTACGACTTTGGCTGGCGTCGAAGAAGGCGGCCCGGCAGGTGGGTGACGCGCACAAGGCCAATTTTCCGTCTCGTTCGCCGGCGATGATGCTGATCGCGTCGGCGGCGATCACGCCGAGGGCGTCCTCCACACGGGAAGTCGAGCTGAGCCGCCATCGCCGCTTGCCCTCGGCCGTCAGGATCGCCGCGGCCCGGCCCTGAGCGCTGGAGTCATTGATGACTTGGACAGCCGATGCGGGGAGAGCGTCCCCGATCGCGGCAGCTGTCGCGGTGGCGTGAATGGACTCCCTCAGTTCCCGAGCGAGGTCGAGCTGGGCAGTGGTGCAGGAGTCCACGGCGAGGCCGTTCACCGCCAGCCAGTCGATGAGTCGCTGCGGTGTGGGAATGCGCTCCACAACGTCGCCGTGACGCTCCGACAGGGTCCCCGTGAAG
This DNA window, taken from Streptomyces sp. NBC_00663, encodes the following:
- the htpG gene encoding molecular chaperone HtpG, producing the protein MSTETFEFQVEARQLLQLMIHSVYSNKDVFLRELVSNASDALDKLRLTALRDDGLDVDLSDLHIQIDVDPEARTLTVRDNGIGMSYDEVGTLIGTIANSGTAALLKELEEGHDEAGAEGLIGRFGIGFYAGFMVADEMTLVTRRLGESSGTRWSSRGEGTYSLEKVEEAPQGTSVTLHLKPADPENQLHDYTSTWKIREIVKRYSDFITWPIRLVPEAGDGEETAEPETLNSRQALWARSREEVSADEYHELYKHVSHDWRDPLETIRFQAEGTFEYQALLFLPAHAPHDLFTRDFRRGLQLYVRRVLIMDDCEALLPPFLRFVKGVVDAQDLSLNVSREILQQDRHIRMIQRRLTKKVLSSVKAMKANDPEKYATLWREFGAVLKEGLLGDPDDRDPILAVASFVSTHDGDEPTTLQEYVERMKDGQEHIYYLTGESRQSIENSPHMEVFKARGIEVLLLTDPVDEVWVDAVGEFEGKRLRSVAKGEIDLDVQGDEQEDSAREEQDESYAGLLEWMKEQLGEEVKDVRLSTRLTVSPACVVSDAHDLTPALENMYRAMGQEVPVTKRILELNPGHALVRGLRQAYAEQEDRTELVETAQLLHGLAVLAEGGQPKEPARFVKLVAERLERTLR
- a CDS encoding DUF4097 family beta strand repeat-containing protein, with translation MKVMKVMAPRHRMPPTLVLLLALSFAGACDSGGTDAPRADNALRAAASGDEVVISTDNGVRLRPAGGDHITVDDRIDGHWSHHGDRWTLDLDCADDHGCPRMPYVKIPDGAKVTVTARNAGVDVVDVAAALDVTTVNGDVTVTHSGQEHAPLRLTTRNGSVRATSLEVGRLYASTVNGDVEMQCAAAPAGVTARTVNGSVDVTVARDAPAYRVTMSTDNGRTMTDVHAQDADRNRLMTLTTVNGDVTARRD
- a CDS encoding AAA family ATPase; this encodes MTMLFLTVGLPGAGKTTRARQLAEEHHALRLTPDEWMRPLFGDPQPAGKRDVLEGRLLWLGLEGLKLGTNVVLDFGCWSRDERSAIRWLAMSVGASCQLVYVPVDHETQRARIAHRQATTPDQTFVMSETDLLHWRTLFEEPDATELEGHEVGSPPPGWAGWLEWAADRWPSLT
- a CDS encoding CGNR zinc finger domain-containing protein — protein: MRAEFPDFRLGNVLATSFTGTLSERHGDVVERIPTPQRLIDWLAVNGLAVDSCTTAQLDLARELRESIHATATAAAIGDALPASAVQVINDSSAQGRAAAILTAEGKRRWRLSSTSRVEDALGVIAADAISIIAGERDGKLALCASPTCRAAFFDASQSRTRRWCDMNTCGNRQKKARFHANHRKNPRSAE